In Planctobacterium marinum, the DNA window ATTATGGTGTAATTGCGTTGTACATTTATTCACAGTTATACGATAATTCACTGCTAGCCCGAAAAAAATAAAAATTAAACGACAGAGTATTTTTTCTATTATGCAAATTTGGCAAAGTTGCCTGAAACGACTTCAGGAAGATCTCCCGGCACAACAGTACAGCATGTGGTTGAGACCATTAGAGCCTGAAGTTGAAGGGAACTGCTTAACGCTATTTGCTCCAAACCGATTCGTATTAGATTGGGTAAGGGATAAGTATTTGGGGCAAATTAGCGATCTTATTGCAGAATATTCGGATAATGCCGATCTCACTCTCAAGTTTGATGTAATTTCTAATAAGCAACAGAGTGCCCCAGTTGCTCCGGTTTCACCGGCGGTTCAATTCGCACCTCAAGTACCTGTTGTTGCTCCTGCTAAGGTTGAGCCGACCAGGCCAGTCAAAAGTGCTGCAGCGCCAGTAGAAGTAAAGCCTGCTGCGCAGAAAAGTAACATCAATAAAAACTATCAGTTTGACAATTTCGTAGAAGGTAAGAGTAACCAATTAGCAAGGGCAGCTGCTCAGCAAGTTGCAGACAACCCCGGTGGTTCTTATAACCCGCTATTTATCTATGGTGGTACCGGTTTGGGTAAAACCCACCTGTTACACGCTGTAGGTAATGGCATTATTAAGCAGAAAAAAGATGCCAATGTAGTTTACATGCATTCTGAACGTTTCGTGCAAGACATGGTTAAAGCGTTACAGAATAACGCCATTGAAGAATTTAAGCGTTACTACCGCTCCGTTGATGCATTGTTGATAGATGATATTCAGTTTTTCGCAAATAAAGAACGTTCTCAAGAAGAGTTCTTTCATACATTTAATGCATTACTCGAAGAAAATCAGCAGGTTATATTAACATCTGATCGTTATCCGAAAGAGATTGATGGCGTTGATGATCGTTTGAAATCACGATTTGGTTGGGGCCTAACCATTATCATTGAGCCACCTGAACTCGAAACACGTGTCGCCATTTTGATGAAAAAAGCCGCTGAGAACCGCGTTAATTTGCCCAACGAAGTCGCGTTCTTCATCGCAAAGAGATTGCGCACTAATGTTCGAGAATTGGAAGGTGCATTAAATCGTGTCATCGCAAACGCTAATTTCACCGGAAAGCCCATCACAATTGAATTTGTTCGCGATGCACTAAGAGATTTACTTGCACTTCAGGATAAACTTGTAACAATAGACAACATACAAAAGACAACAGCTGAATACTACAAAATAAAAGTATCTGACCTGTTATCCAAGCGTCGTAGTAGAAGCGTGGCGAGGCCAAGACAAATTGCTATGGCCTTAGCTAAGGAACTCACTAACCATAGTCTACCTGAAATAGGGGATGCCTTCGGTGGTAGAGATCACACTACTGTTTTACATGCATGTAGAAAAGTTAAAGAGCTGAAAGACGAAAATCACAGCGTGAAAGAAGACTTTCAGAATTTAATCCGAACCTTGTCGTCATAAAGAGAATAAAAATGAGATTTTCGATAGCGCGCGAAGACTTTCTGACACCTTTACAACTTGTTTCCGGGGCGGTAGAAAAGAGACATACATTGCCCATTTTGTCTAATGTACTAATTAAAGTTGAAGAAGGTTCTCTTTGGCTAACAGGCACTGATTTAGAAGTCGAACTGATTGCAAGTACGGTATTAAGCGGAGATGTTGTAGACGGTGAGGTAACTGTACCAGCGAGAAAGCTGTTTGATATCTGTCGTAGCCTCGCTCCAGAAGCTAACATAGAGTTCTTTGTTGATGGCAGTAAAGTATTGGTAAAAAGTGCTCGAAGTCGTTACACGCTATCAACTCTACCTGCTGATGATTACCCAAATCTTGAAGATTGGGAAGGTGAAATCGAATTTGAAATTTCACAAAAGAACTTACGTTCTTTAATCGAGAAAACCCACTTCTCCATGGCACAGCAAGATGTACGTTACTATTTAAATGGATTGTCACTGGAACTTGAGGGAGATCTAATTCGCTCTGTTGCAACCGATGGTCACAGACTTGCTTTGAGTAAGCACATTCTAGACGGCGCTGCATTTCCTACCAGTCAGGTAATCATTCCCAGAAAAGGGGTTATGGAAATCCTGCGCTTGATTGGTGATGAAGATTCCTCACTTAAGATACAGATTGGGTCAAATCACATTCGTTTATACTCAGCTGAATTTATTTTTACCAGTAAACTGGTGGACGGAAGGTTTCCTGACTACCGCAGAGTCTTACCCAGAGACGGTGATAAAACAGTTCTTGCGAACAAGTCGTTGTTAAAAGATGCCTTAACACGTGCTTCTATTCTTTCTAACGAAAAATTTCGTGGTATTCGCTTAGATTTAAGCAGCGCTGAGTTGCAAATAACAGCAAATAACCCGGAGCAAGAAGAAGCTGTCGAGGTTATTGATGTTGACTATCAAGGTGATTCATTAGAGATTGGTTTCAACGTTGCATATTTAATAGATGTTCTAGGCGCTATAGATGATGAAACTATCAAACTAACTTTAGCTGATTCTAATAGTAGTGCTTTGGTAGAGGCACAGTCTACTGATAAATGTCTGTATGTCGTTATGCCCATGAGACTGTAATTACAGTTATATGATTCTAAAGCAATTGATGTTATCCGATTTTAGAAACATCAAAGAGATAGATTTGACACTTTCTGAGGGCTGTAATGTCATCAGTGGCGACAATGGTTCTGGAAAGACATCACTGCTGGAAGCGATTTATTTATTTTGGAATGGTCGTTCTTTCAGAAGCTCGAGGATTCAAGATACTGTTAATGTAGACGGGAAAAGCGTGCTTATTCGTGGTAATGCGGAAGATGATGAGCAAGTTTTTCCTTTTGGCTTTCAGTATACTAAGCAAGACAAAAGCCGGCTTTATAAATTCAATGGCGAGACTATTCGTAGAAGTTCTGACTTAGCTACCTTGTTACCTGTCTATTATTTTTCTCCGCAAACTGACAATCTGGTATCCGGGTCTGCAGGGTCTCGAAGGAGTCTATTGTTTTGGTACTTGTTCCACGTGGAACCAACGTTTAGAGAACGCTTCTCATCGTTACAAAAAGCGGTAAAGCAGCGCAATCAATTACTACGTTCGGGTGGTGGAGAATCTGAGTTTAGTTTTTGGGAGAACCAAATTACTGAGCTATCCGACGAACTAAGGCTAAGTACTGAACACAGGATGATAGCTTTAGAAAAACAATTCAGCCTCGAATGTGGGGAAATCGAAGATGCCGAATACAATATAGAATCTCTGTTAAACAGAATAAAGGGTATTAGTGCCAAATACTCATGGGAAGCAAAAGCGGATTTAGCATTAGCGTTAAGTGAAAAAAGAACTTATGAGGCCAAATTGGGCTATACCACATTAGGCTTTCAAAAATGCGATTTTGGTTTTGACACAAATTATAATAAGCGAAATTTTAGCCGTGGCGAAGAGAAAACCCTCACATTAATCTTAATGATTTCGATTTTGAAAACGGTTTACTTTGAAACAAAAAAAAGTATTTTATTTCTGATAGATGACCTTTCCGCCGAATTGGATAGTAAGTTTATCAGGTTGCTTTTAGATAAACTGGCTTCTTTGCCATTACAACTATTTATTACGACACTAACTAAAGACTCACTTTTTGAATCCGTAAGTGAATACTTTTCGAAATTCAAAATGTTTCACGTGAAACAAGGTGGAGTCGTTGAGGAACAAAATGTCTGAAGAAAATAACAATTATGACTCTTCGAGTATCAAAGTTTTAAAAGGCCTTGATGCTGTAAGAAAACGTCCAGGTATGTATATTGGCGACACTGATGATGGAACGGGCTTGCATCATATGGTGTTTGAAGTGGTGGATAATTCCATTGATGAAGCACTAGCTGGCCATTGCTCTGACATCATAGTTAAAATACATCTCGATGGCTCGGTGTCTGTACAAGACGATGGACGCGGCATTCCTACAGAAATACATCCAGAAGAAGGGGTATCTGCAGCAGAAGTAATTCTTACAGTCCTACACGCAGGCGGTAAATTTGATGATAACTCCTACAAAGTTTCAGGTGGCTTACATGGTGTAGGTGTCTCTGTTGTAAACGCACTTTCCAAAAAGTTAATGTTACGAATTCGTCGTAATGGTGAAATTTTTGAACAAGAGTATACTCACGGTGAGCCTGATTATCCGCTGAAGTCTGTGGGTACCTGTCAAGACAAAGGTACAACCATTCATTTTTGGCCTAGTGAAGACACCTTTACTAAC includes these proteins:
- the dnaA gene encoding chromosomal replication initiator protein DnaA; this encodes MQIWQSCLKRLQEDLPAQQYSMWLRPLEPEVEGNCLTLFAPNRFVLDWVRDKYLGQISDLIAEYSDNADLTLKFDVISNKQQSAPVAPVSPAVQFAPQVPVVAPAKVEPTRPVKSAAAPVEVKPAAQKSNINKNYQFDNFVEGKSNQLARAAAQQVADNPGGSYNPLFIYGGTGLGKTHLLHAVGNGIIKQKKDANVVYMHSERFVQDMVKALQNNAIEEFKRYYRSVDALLIDDIQFFANKERSQEEFFHTFNALLEENQQVILTSDRYPKEIDGVDDRLKSRFGWGLTIIIEPPELETRVAILMKKAAENRVNLPNEVAFFIAKRLRTNVRELEGALNRVIANANFTGKPITIEFVRDALRDLLALQDKLVTIDNIQKTTAEYYKIKVSDLLSKRRSRSVARPRQIAMALAKELTNHSLPEIGDAFGGRDHTTVLHACRKVKELKDENHSVKEDFQNLIRTLSS
- the recF gene encoding DNA replication/repair protein RecF (All proteins in this family for which functions are known are DNA-binding proteins that assist the filamentation of RecA onto DNA for the initiation of recombination or recombinational repair.), producing MILKQLMLSDFRNIKEIDLTLSEGCNVISGDNGSGKTSLLEAIYLFWNGRSFRSSRIQDTVNVDGKSVLIRGNAEDDEQVFPFGFQYTKQDKSRLYKFNGETIRRSSDLATLLPVYYFSPQTDNLVSGSAGSRRSLLFWYLFHVEPTFRERFSSLQKAVKQRNQLLRSGGGESEFSFWENQITELSDELRLSTEHRMIALEKQFSLECGEIEDAEYNIESLLNRIKGISAKYSWEAKADLALALSEKRTYEAKLGYTTLGFQKCDFGFDTNYNKRNFSRGEEKTLTLILMISILKTVYFETKKSILFLIDDLSAELDSKFIRLLLDKLASLPLQLFITTLTKDSLFESVSEYFSKFKMFHVKQGGVVEEQNV
- the dnaN gene encoding DNA polymerase III subunit beta, translated to MRFSIAREDFLTPLQLVSGAVEKRHTLPILSNVLIKVEEGSLWLTGTDLEVELIASTVLSGDVVDGEVTVPARKLFDICRSLAPEANIEFFVDGSKVLVKSARSRYTLSTLPADDYPNLEDWEGEIEFEISQKNLRSLIEKTHFSMAQQDVRYYLNGLSLELEGDLIRSVATDGHRLALSKHILDGAAFPTSQVIIPRKGVMEILRLIGDEDSSLKIQIGSNHIRLYSAEFIFTSKLVDGRFPDYRRVLPRDGDKTVLANKSLLKDALTRASILSNEKFRGIRLDLSSAELQITANNPEQEEAVEVIDVDYQGDSLEIGFNVAYLIDVLGAIDDETIKLTLADSNSSALVEAQSTDKCLYVVMPMRL